One window of Inquilinus sp. Marseille-Q2685 genomic DNA carries:
- a CDS encoding sigma-54 dependent transcriptional regulator: protein MTETSHRILVVEDDPSVAGSIEQWLGLCGFTIETARSAAEALRRIDGFAPDAVLTDVRMPGESGLELQRRLAAERPGLPVVLLTGHGDVPMAVAALQAGAFDFMTKPYEPDHLAAVLRNAASQHRLRRRVSELETRLDDALAGTLIGDAPAMRRLRRLVAELAALPVDVVVRGETGTGKEVVARALHDFGPRRDRPFVAINCAAIPAEMIEGELFGHEAGAFTGARAARIGKFEHADGGTVLLDEIESMPPSVQAKLLRVLQERVVERLGSNRLIPVDIRVVAAAKTDLRERAAAGAFREDLFFRLAGVEIEIPPLRERGDDILLLFGRFAGAAADRLGLDRRSPSSAEVAALLGHGWPGNVRELKAAAERFAMGLSGAGAGDILNPAADTGGGLAERVAAYERSLILAALRETGGSVAAAMEILGLPRRTLNEKMARLGIDRSRLDPSG from the coding sequence ATGACCGAAACCTCCCACCGCATCCTGGTCGTCGAGGACGACCCGTCGGTCGCCGGGTCGATCGAGCAGTGGCTCGGCCTGTGCGGCTTCACCATCGAGACCGCGCGCTCCGCGGCCGAGGCGCTGCGCCGGATCGACGGCTTCGCCCCCGACGCGGTGCTGACCGACGTCCGCATGCCGGGCGAGAGCGGGCTGGAGCTGCAGCGCCGGCTGGCGGCGGAGCGGCCGGGCCTGCCGGTGGTGCTGCTGACCGGCCATGGCGACGTGCCGATGGCGGTGGCGGCGCTGCAGGCCGGCGCCTTCGACTTCATGACCAAGCCCTACGAGCCCGACCACCTCGCCGCGGTGCTGCGCAACGCCGCCTCGCAGCACCGGCTGCGCCGCCGGGTGAGCGAGCTGGAGACCCGGCTGGACGACGCCCTGGCCGGCACCCTGATCGGCGACGCCCCGGCGATGCGCCGCCTGCGCCGGCTGGTGGCCGAGCTGGCGGCGCTGCCGGTCGACGTCGTGGTGCGCGGCGAGACCGGCACGGGCAAGGAGGTGGTGGCGCGGGCGCTGCACGATTTCGGCCCGCGCCGCGACCGGCCCTTCGTCGCCATCAACTGCGCCGCGATCCCGGCCGAGATGATCGAGGGCGAGCTGTTCGGCCATGAGGCCGGCGCCTTCACCGGCGCCCGCGCCGCCCGGATCGGCAAGTTCGAGCATGCCGACGGCGGCACGGTGCTGCTGGACGAGATCGAGAGCATGCCGCCCTCGGTCCAGGCCAAGCTGCTGCGCGTGCTGCAGGAGCGGGTGGTGGAGCGGCTGGGATCGAACCGGCTGATCCCGGTCGACATCCGGGTGGTCGCCGCGGCCAAGACCGACCTGCGCGAGCGGGCGGCGGCGGGCGCCTTCCGCGAGGATCTGTTCTTCCGGCTGGCGGGGGTGGAGATCGAGATCCCGCCCCTGCGCGAGCGCGGCGACGACATCCTGCTGCTGTTCGGCCGCTTCGCCGGCGCCGCCGCCGACCGGCTGGGGCTGGACCGGCGCAGCCCGTCGTCGGCCGAGGTCGCGGCCCTGCTGGGCCATGGCTGGCCTGGCAATGTGCGCGAGCTGAAGGCGGCGGCCGAGCGTTTCGCCATGGGCCTGTCGGGCGCCGGAGCCGGGGACATCCTGAACCCGGCGGCGGACACGGGCGGCGGGCTGGCGGAGCGGGTCGCCGCCTATGAGCGCAGCCTGATCCTGGCGGCGCTGCGCGAGACCGGCGGGTCGGTCGCCGCGGCGATGGAGATCCTCGGCCTGCCGCGGCGGACGCTGAACGAGAAGATGGCGCGGCTGGGGATCGACCGGTCCCGGCTCGACCCGTCCGGGTGA